The sequence below is a genomic window from Sorangiineae bacterium MSr12523.
CGTGGATCCGAGGCTCCGAGGTGCGCGACAAACTGGGTGGCTGCTTCTTCATGTCGCTCGCCCACGAATACGACGACCGCCCGGGCCCCCTGCGCGATCGCCTCGTGCAGTCCCAGATCGAATGGCACGAGACCCTCGCCAAGGCCGCGCGCCTCGCCGTCAAGGAAGGTCACTTTCGGGCCGACTTCGACGAGGCGCAATTCACCTTCGAGGTGATCGGCATCAGCATGGCCTACGAGCAGAGTTTCAAATTGTTTGCCGATCCTTCGGCCGAAAAGAAAGCCCGCGCGGCCTTCGAGGCGCTTCTCGCGCGCTCTCGACGCAGTCGCAAATGAACCACGGATGCATTTGAATCCCAGTTAGGAGAACCCTCATGGCCGACGCCATCCTTGATAATAGCACGAACGGTCGTATTAATAGCACGAACGGTCGTGCCCAAAAACGCCACGTCCCGCCTTGGTTCCGCAGCGGCTTTCGCGTGATGGGCGCCATGGCGCCCGCGGCCGCCGCCAACTTCGGGCATCGCCTTCTCTTTACCCCCCGCCGCCTCCATCCTCGTGACGAAGAGCGCACCGTGCTCGCGAAGGGGCAGCGCTTTTCCTTCGAGGTCGAGCGCGAAAACATCGTCGCCCGCGTCTGGGGCGAAGGGCCCACCGTGCTCTTGGCCCATGGATGGGGAGGTCACTCCGGCCAGATGTCCTCGCTCGCGAACGCACTCGTCGCCGAGGGCTTTCGCGCCGTGGCCATCGACTTCCCGGGCCACGGCGAATCCGAGGGTCGCCTGTCCTCGCTGGTCCATTTCGCGCGCACCATGGAGCGCGCATCCGCGATCTTCAAACCATTCCACGGCATCATCGCCCACTCCCTCGGCGCGGGCGCCGTGACCTACGCCTTCGCGCGCGGCCTGCAGGCCTCCCGTGCCGTCTTCTTCGCACCGCCCTCGGATTATCACGCGTGGTGGGGCCTGTTCCGCAGGCAGGTCGGGGTCTCCGACGCCATCTGGAGCAAGATTCAACGCAAGGCCGAAGGCTGGCTCGACGTCCCCTTCGACGCCATCCAGCCCGCGCAACTTGCACCGCGCATGACCACCCCGCTCCTCATCCTGCACGACGTGCACGATCGCGAGGTGCCCTTCGAGCAAGGCGAAGATCTCGCCCGCCTCTGGCCCGGCGCCCGACTTCAGAGCGCCGAGCGGCTAGGTCACGTCCGCATCCTGCACGACCCGCGCGCGGTGGCTTCGGCCGTGGCCTTCCTCGGTCAGCCTGCGTTGGGGCACGGCACCGATGCGGCGGCGCGGCCGGTGACGGCGACGTAGACGCGCACGTAATTGCCGTGGGCGTAGGCGCCGGTGACCTCGATGCGGTCCACATCGCCCTTGAAGCACGCCCGCGGCCCGCCGAAGGTCAGATCCGACGACAACTTGGTCCGCACCGTGCGAAGCCGATCGCCGATGTCGAGGCGCAACGCCGCGCGAGCCTGGTCGCGGATCTTCGGGCCGTCGGCCATCGCTTTGATCGACAGAAGGAAATTCGACGTCTCGATGGTCGGCTCCAGATCGGGAATCTTCAGCTCGTTGTCCACGACGGACAGGTGCCCGGAGAGAAAGATGTCGCCGTTGATGTCCGTGTCGATGCCCGCCGCATGAACCGGCCCGGCGATGTGCATCTTCAGCACGAGCAGCCCCTGCGACTCGTAAATCTCGGGCTTCTCCAGATAAAGCTTCGGGTAATCCTCGGAGAAGAAGTACTTCCCGTCGGTGAAGGTCACCGACATGGCGCGCGTCAGCTCATCGTACCGCGCCGCGATGGGCACGGTCACGGTGAACGGACCCGGTTGAATCGTCGCGACGTTGGCGAGCGGCGGAAGACTCGCCGCAGGAGCGTCGGCCGCCTCGGCACACGGAAGCGTCACCGATGGCGCGACCACCAGCGCCAAATCCTTCTCCAGGCCATCCGCAATCACCGTGGGCCCGGCCTCGACGCCGAGCACCTTGAGCATGGCGCAGCCTTTGGCGTCGCCGATGGGGATCTCCAACGGCTTCGCCACGCGCGCGTACGCTTCGGCGAGCGTCGGTCGCAGATCGTATTCGAACTCGGTGAGCTTCTGGTGCACTTGGGCGCGAATGGCCTCGAACACACCGCCCACGGAATCCGCCACCCGAAGGCGCCGGTCCGTCGAGGTGACCTTCACGTCGAT
It includes:
- a CDS encoding TetR/AcrR family transcriptional regulator, with amino-acid sequence MSKGEDTRREIIGRAFSIASELGLEGLTLGVLAERAKLSKSGLFAHFKSKEALQLEVLERAIELFVENVVVPALAKPRGEPRVKAIFERYLAWIRGSEVRDKLGGCFFMSLAHEYDDRPGPLRDRLVQSQIEWHETLAKAARLAVKEGHFRADFDEAQFTFEVIGISMAYEQSFKLFADPSAEKKARAAFEALLARSRRSRK
- a CDS encoding lysophospholipase, with protein sequence MAPAAAANFGHRLLFTPRRLHPRDEERTVLAKGQRFSFEVERENIVARVWGEGPTVLLAHGWGGHSGQMSSLANALVAEGFRAVAIDFPGHGESEGRLSSLVHFARTMERASAIFKPFHGIIAHSLGAGAVTYAFARGLQASRAVFFAPPSDYHAWWGLFRRQVGVSDAIWSKIQRKAEGWLDVPFDAIQPAQLAPRMTTPLLILHDVHDREVPFEQGEDLARLWPGARLQSAERLGHVRILHDPRAVASAVAFLGQPALGHGTDAAARPVTAT
- a CDS encoding DUF4403 family protein → MAKHRSLASRLSRFGLFTTVALAACSRFGAVYPPRPPESPAAPVADPAPARIVTHVSVTSGALKSSLDETVPGKGDGDFPLAGTTRRYSWTRNPLAVSFSQGRLVLDTRVDAKVDVRVGSLDFPIDLKVAAEPVVNTDYKVKLQSIDVKVTSTDRRLRVADSVGGVFEAIRAQVHQKLTEFEYDLRPTLAEAYARVAKPLEIPIGDAKGCAMLKVLGVEAGPTVIADGLEKDLALVVAPSVTLPCAEAADAPAASLPPLANVATIQPGPFTVTVPIAARYDELTRAMSVTFTDGKYFFSEDYPKLYLEKPEIYESQGLLVLKMHIAGPVHAAGIDTDINGDIFLSGHLSVVDNELKIPDLEPTIETSNFLLSIKAMADGPKIRDQARAALRLDIGDRLRTVRTKLSSDLTFGGPRACFKGDVDRIEVTGAYAHGNYVRVYVAVTGRAAASVPCPNAG